A window of the Lolium perenne isolate Kyuss_39 chromosome 7, Kyuss_2.0, whole genome shotgun sequence genome harbors these coding sequences:
- the LOC139833067 gene encoding uncharacterized protein: MSGGKEDSSSLLKKMQQRKNNVRRSERAPRRNPHYEDGAGGGGGRGRGRGRGWGQGGGAGGGLGGGGGGGGWGGPDFEPPPSASGDVASEFFLEGPSREEAETESRAEEDSSRGVETPEEDGRPKPLKIRGEARVPDERKEPKTHEAKTLIIPAGPDNWTFPPGVKGRLPSSMIGALLRKFWPGKYYPLGTVPAGEKKLATTWTDYESAPGVGFPTAAEAVMRKFWCFYRVAPEVEETAANRTLRATCERLTPQVWYNQRITSAGHFWAERGERVHKPDIVGKNAKAEYEMTVEDYMSVIPDWAEPHAEAWEEMVRTRWLKMDEDFAAVARRNAENRGDGGTHCGGNLSYERYKGKTVSTCADGHYADGWGQPSAHSVYADGRRYAEGHVACAEAHLPRGATPRGPVGVVYAEGQ, translated from the exons ATGAGCGGCGGCAAGGAGGACTCGTCGAGCTTGCTTAAGAAGATGCAACAACGCAAGAACAATGTTAGAAGGAGTGAGAGGGCACCGCGTCGCAATCCGCATTACGAGGacggcgcgggaggaggaggaggacgaggacgaggacgaggacgaggatggGGACAAGGTGGTGGAGCTGGAGGTGGcttgggaggaggtggaggtggaggtggctggggaggaccggactttgagccaccaccctcggcttcaggcgacgttgcttccgagttctttttggaggggccgtctagagaggaggcggagacggagtctagagccgaggaggactctagccgcggggttgagactccggaggaggatgggcggccgaagccactgaagattcgtggggaagcgagagtccccgacgagaggaaggagcctaagacccatgaggcgaagacccttattattcctgctggccctga caattggacatttcctccgggggtcaaggggcgcctgcctagcagcatgattggagctttgcttaggaagttctggccgggcaagtactatcccctcggcactgtcccagctggcgagaagaagctagccactacttggacggactacgagagtgcccctggtgtaggcttcccgacggctgctgaggccgtgatgagaaagttttgg tgtttttatcgtgtggcgcccgaggttgaggagacggccgcgaacaggactttgcgggcgacttgtgagaggttgacaccgcaggtgtggtacaaccaaaggatcacgtccgcgggtcacttctgggcagagagaggcgagagggtccataagccggacattgtcggtaagaatgctaaggccgagtacgagatgacggtggaggactacatgtcg gttatccccgattgggccgagccgcatgccgaggcatgggaggagatggttaggacgaggtggctcaagatggacgaggactttgcagccgtggcgaggcggaacgcggagaaccgaggcgacggtggcacacactgtgggggaaacctcagctacgagcgctacaaggggaagacggtat CGACCTGCGCCGACGGCCACTACGCCGACGGGTGGGGCCAGCCGTCGGCCCACTCCGTCTACGCCGACGGGCggcgctacgccgagggccacgtgGCATGTGCCGAGGCCCACCTTCCccgaggagctacgccgaggggcCCCGTCGGCGTAGTGTACGCCGAGGGCCAGtag